The proteins below come from a single Chryseobacterium sp. MA9 genomic window:
- a CDS encoding stage II sporulation protein M, whose amino-acid sequence MREVYFIKQNKEKWLGIEQVIQGKIKKNPDDLSSLYINLINDLSFAQTYYPKSNTTVYLNHLSAQIFQKIYKTKRVEENRLVYFFKTEVPLLMYQYRRYLMYAFLFFILFTSIGVLSAIYDKGFVNIILGEGYVNETVENIKNNNAVGVYQSGSTWGSTIGIIFNNIQVGAKLYIYGIAGGVGTLFALLSNSVMLGAFQYFFYDYGALKDSARGIWLHGVFEIFAMVVEAMCGLILGASILFPRTFSRFNSFKKGFKDSFKIFLSTIPFTICAGIIEGYVTRHALKMPLFLNLVIIFGSLAIIGFYYFVYPSIVNKKTNKYINDTIL is encoded by the coding sequence ATGAGAGAAGTTTATTTCATTAAACAAAATAAAGAAAAATGGTTGGGAATAGAACAGGTTATTCAAGGGAAAATTAAAAAAAATCCTGATGACCTGTCTTCGTTATATATAAACCTGATCAATGATCTTTCTTTTGCCCAGACCTATTATCCGAAAAGTAACACTACTGTTTACCTTAACCATCTATCTGCACAGATTTTTCAAAAGATTTATAAAACAAAAAGGGTTGAGGAAAACAGGCTTGTTTATTTTTTCAAAACGGAAGTTCCGTTGCTGATGTATCAGTACAGGAGATATCTGATGTATGCTTTTCTCTTTTTTATTTTGTTTACGTCAATAGGTGTACTTTCTGCAATCTATGATAAAGGCTTTGTAAATATTATTCTGGGTGAAGGATATGTGAATGAAACTGTTGAAAATATTAAAAATAATAATGCTGTAGGGGTTTATCAGAGTGGAAGCACATGGGGAAGTACCATCGGGATTATTTTTAATAATATTCAGGTAGGAGCGAAACTGTATATTTACGGAATTGCAGGAGGAGTAGGAACATTGTTTGCATTGCTTTCCAACAGTGTGATGCTGGGAGCTTTCCAATACTTTTTCTATGATTATGGAGCATTGAAAGACAGTGCCAGAGGAATATGGCTTCACGGAGTTTTTGAGATCTTTGCCATGGTGGTGGAAGCGATGTGCGGACTGATCCTGGGAGCTTCTATTTTATTTCCGAGAACGTTTTCAAGGTTTAATTCTTTTAAAAAAGGATTTAAAGATTCATTTAAAATATTTTTAAGTACTATTCCTTTCACCATCTGTGCAGGGATTATAGAAGGTTATGTTACAAGACATGCTTTGAAGATGCCTTTGTTTCTGAACCTGGTCATTATTTTTGGCTCATTGGCAATTATAGGATTCTATTATTTTGTATACCCGTCTATTGTCAACAAAAAAACTAATAAATACATCAATGATACAATTTTATAA
- a CDS encoding DUF58 domain-containing protein: protein MKNLYINTRFFFTLIGVGILYVLTFFFPVLMWVAHIALLICFLAVMVDFLLLFNQKNALQVQRILPEKLSNGDENFVKIDIKNNYSFTIATKIIDEIPFQFQKRDFLIEKQIVSGANTFFQYSLEPKERGEYHFGGLNVYASSPLGFISKRFIFQKDAMLPSYPSFIHLRKYELMAIQSEFLLGGIKRVRKLGHTMEFEQIKEYVPGDDIRTINWKATSKTSRLMVNQFQDEKSQRIFMLIDKGRTMKMPFNGLSLLDYSINATMALSHIILRKGDRAGMMTFSKKAENKIAADNKSGQLKKISEALYNIKTDFFESDFNRLYQDVKYSINQRSLILLFTNFETLDGLNRQLKYLRGIAKNHLLVVVFFKNSELQTLINKNPENMQEIYDEIIAEKFEFEKKLIIQELRKYGIYTVYTLPENLNIDVINKYLEIKARGIL, encoded by the coding sequence ATGAAAAACTTATACATCAATACACGTTTCTTTTTTACGCTCATCGGAGTGGGGATTCTGTATGTCCTGACATTTTTCTTTCCAGTGCTGATGTGGGTAGCCCATATCGCGCTCCTGATTTGCTTTCTTGCGGTAATGGTAGATTTTCTGTTGCTTTTTAATCAAAAGAATGCATTACAGGTTCAAAGAATTTTGCCGGAAAAACTGTCCAACGGAGATGAGAATTTTGTGAAAATTGATATTAAAAATAATTACAGCTTTACCATAGCCACTAAAATTATTGATGAAATTCCGTTCCAGTTTCAGAAAAGAGATTTTTTGATCGAAAAACAGATCGTTTCAGGAGCGAATACCTTCTTTCAATATTCATTAGAACCTAAAGAAAGAGGAGAATATCATTTCGGAGGTTTAAATGTCTATGCATCATCACCATTGGGCTTCATCTCAAAAAGATTTATTTTCCAGAAAGATGCTATGCTTCCTTCTTATCCATCCTTTATTCATCTCAGAAAATATGAGCTTATGGCCATTCAGAGTGAATTTTTATTAGGCGGAATCAAGAGAGTCAGAAAGTTGGGACACACTATGGAATTTGAGCAGATCAAAGAATATGTTCCCGGTGATGATATCAGAACGATCAACTGGAAAGCAACATCCAAGACCAGCCGTCTGATGGTAAACCAGTTTCAGGATGAAAAATCTCAGCGTATTTTTATGCTGATTGATAAAGGAAGAACCATGAAAATGCCTTTCAACGGATTAAGTTTACTGGATTATTCCATCAATGCAACCATGGCATTGTCACATATTATCTTAAGAAAAGGAGACAGAGCCGGAATGATGACCTTTTCCAAGAAAGCAGAAAATAAAATTGCTGCTGATAACAAATCCGGACAGTTGAAGAAAATTTCTGAAGCACTTTATAATATTAAGACAGATTTCTTTGAAAGTGATTTCAACCGTTTGTATCAGGATGTAAAATATTCCATCAATCAAAGAAGTTTAATTCTGCTTTTTACCAACTTTGAAACACTGGACGGGCTCAACCGACAGCTGAAATATCTTCGCGGAATTGCTAAAAACCATTTGCTGGTAGTTGTATTCTTTAAAAATTCTGAACTGCAGACGCTGATTAACAAAAATCCTGAAAATATGCAGGAAATCTATGATGAGATCATTGCTGAAAAATTTGAGTTTGAAAAGAAATTGATCATTCAGGAACTTCGTAAGTATGGAATCTATACCGTATATACACTTCCGGAAAATTTGAATATTGACGTTATCAATAAATATCTGGAGATAAAAGCAAGAGGAATTTTATAA
- a CDS encoding AAA family ATPase produces MENFDNPNIENPSSINLNKQEEQFQSRIDMIELRASLEKVKSEIGKVIVGQEKMIEHLLAALLSNGHVLIEGVPGVAKTITAKLLAKTIDVGFSRIQFTPDLMPSDILGTSIFNVKNSEFEFKKGPIFSNFILIDEINRSPAKTQSALFEVMEERQITMDGTRYILEEPFLVIATQNPIEHEGTYRLPEAQLDRFLFKINVGYPNLEQEIAIIKNQHESKKEDKTEGINRVITAEQLKNYQHLVKEIIVEAQLMEYIAKIIINTRENQFLYLGASPRASLALLTASKAFAALRGRDFVTPEDIKEASYAVLRHRVIVSPEREMEGLTADEIIRQILEGIEIPR; encoded by the coding sequence ATGGAAAACTTTGATAACCCTAATATAGAAAACCCAAGCTCTATAAACCTTAATAAACAGGAAGAGCAGTTTCAGTCGAGAATAGATATGATTGAACTTCGTGCAAGCCTGGAGAAAGTAAAATCTGAGATCGGAAAAGTAATTGTAGGGCAGGAGAAGATGATTGAGCATCTTTTGGCGGCATTACTTTCAAACGGTCACGTTCTTATTGAAGGAGTTCCGGGAGTAGCGAAGACAATTACTGCAAAATTATTAGCCAAAACCATTGACGTAGGTTTCAGCAGAATTCAGTTTACTCCGGATCTTATGCCTTCCGATATTTTGGGAACATCCATATTCAATGTGAAAAATTCAGAATTTGAATTTAAAAAAGGACCTATTTTCTCCAACTTTATACTGATTGATGAGATCAATAGGTCACCTGCCAAAACGCAGTCTGCATTATTTGAAGTAATGGAAGAAAGACAGATCACCATGGATGGTACCCGTTATATTTTAGAAGAGCCTTTCCTGGTTATAGCTACACAAAACCCTATTGAACATGAGGGAACGTACAGACTTCCGGAAGCTCAGCTGGACCGTTTCTTATTCAAAATCAATGTAGGATATCCTAATCTTGAGCAGGAAATAGCGATCATTAAAAATCAGCACGAAAGTAAAAAAGAAGATAAAACAGAAGGGATAAACCGTGTTATCACAGCTGAACAATTGAAAAACTACCAGCATCTGGTAAAAGAAATTATTGTGGAAGCTCAGCTGATGGAATATATCGCTAAAATTATCATCAATACCAGAGAAAATCAATTCTTATATCTGGGAGCTTCACCAAGAGCATCACTGGCGCTTCTTACAGCATCAAAAGCATTTGCAGCGCTAAGAGGAAGAGACTTTGTAACTCCTGAAGATATTAAAGAAGCTAGCTACGCTGTTTTAAGACACAGAGTAATCGTATCTCCTGAAAGAGAAATGGAAGGTCTTACCGCAGATGAAATTATCCGGCAGATTTTAGAAGGAATAGAGATTCCGAGATAG
- a CDS encoding OsmC family protein codes for MKITLNRINDDFLFECTNAQGNSILLDNTSQPGAKGVSPMESVLMAVAGCSGIDVVSILKKQRQNITGFQAEVEGERVQVDDAKPFKTINVKFLLEGEIDPKKASKAAELSFEKYCSVSKTLEPNVEIGYEVYVNGEKI; via the coding sequence ATGAAAATTACACTTAACAGAATAAACGACGATTTTTTATTTGAATGTACAAATGCTCAGGGAAATTCTATTCTTTTGGATAATACTTCCCAGCCGGGAGCAAAAGGAGTTTCTCCAATGGAAAGTGTACTGATGGCTGTGGCAGGCTGCAGCGGAATTGATGTAGTTTCTATTTTAAAGAAGCAACGTCAGAACATTACAGGCTTTCAGGCAGAGGTGGAAGGAGAGAGAGTACAGGTAGACGATGCGAAACCTTTCAAGACTATCAATGTAAAATTTCTTTTAGAAGGTGAAATTGATCCTAAAAAAGCATCAAAAGCTGCTGAATTATCTTTTGAAAAATACTGTTCCGTATCAAAAACTTTAGAACCGAATGTAGAAATCGGATATGAAGTATACGTGAATGGAGAGAAAATTTAA
- a CDS encoding alpha/beta fold hydrolase translates to MKTELNYINLSYQTNSQKEYHIPLSYQLFGKDLFTAPIILINHALTGNSDVSGEKGWWKQLVGEKQIVDTDQYTVLCFNIPGNGYNDFLIEDYEDFTPSDIAAIFLKGLEALHIKNLYAIIGGSLGGGIAWEMLAKQPDLAEIFIPIACDYRTHDWLHAQCLVQKFLLNDKEEPLQKARIHAMLCYRTPQSLNDRFQNQYNQEKQRLESEDWLIYHGNALNERFSLKAYRLMNHLLMNINADETALENIQARMHMISVDTDLFFPASEIRMCFENLKEKNKDVSYHEIQSIHGHDAFLMEYQQLNNIIKNIL, encoded by the coding sequence TTGAAAACAGAACTAAACTATATAAATCTTTCGTATCAAACCAATTCCCAAAAGGAATACCATATCCCGTTAAGCTATCAGCTTTTTGGGAAAGATCTGTTTACAGCACCCATTATTTTAATCAATCATGCACTTACCGGAAACTCAGATGTATCCGGAGAAAAAGGTTGGTGGAAACAATTGGTAGGAGAAAAGCAGATTGTTGATACTGATCAATATACAGTTCTGTGTTTCAACATACCCGGAAACGGTTATAACGATTTTTTAATTGAAGACTATGAAGATTTCACGCCTTCGGATATTGCTGCGATATTTCTGAAAGGACTTGAAGCTTTACATATCAAAAACCTATATGCCATTATTGGAGGCTCTCTGGGAGGAGGGATTGCCTGGGAAATGCTTGCCAAGCAGCCGGACCTCGCAGAAATATTTATTCCCATAGCTTGTGATTATAGAACACACGACTGGCTTCATGCACAATGCCTGGTTCAGAAATTTTTATTGAATGATAAAGAGGAACCATTACAGAAAGCAAGAATTCATGCTATGCTTTGTTACAGAACGCCACAGTCGCTCAATGACAGATTTCAAAACCAATATAATCAGGAAAAACAACGCCTGGAATCAGAAGACTGGTTGATTTATCATGGTAACGCACTAAACGAAAGGTTTAGTTTAAAAGCTTACAGGCTGATGAATCATCTCTTGATGAATATAAATGCTGATGAAACAGCACTGGAGAACATACAGGCACGAATGCACATGATCTCTGTAGATACAGACTTATTCTTTCCGGCTTCTGAAATCCGAATGTGTTTTGAAAACTTAAAAGAGAAAAATAAGGATGTTTCTTATCACGAGATCCAATCTATACACGGGCATGATGCCTTCCTAATGGAATATCAACAATTAAATAATATCATTAAAAACATTTTATAG
- a CDS encoding DUF4013 domain-containing protein — MIQFYKKRDFGNFISDSFNFFKLYGKNYFKNYILINGLLLILMVTVVIFGYKELFSQIFGSNLGGETYYFEQYFSDNAGMLITVGLLTFLLFMVLMIVNYLYPVFYLKRIAEGAEKIKADEILNDFKSNAGRIAKLCLGMIFIVTPMVLFVVGFSYILIFIIIGLFLILLLYPTIFNFTTFLMYDYFNSDRGFWGSLSYALRSQFSYPNGSEKSPYWKYWGSAFVMFIIIYMITSIFTLIPMMFFYGSLLTSTPDGNFEQNPFTGTAGILFFVFYGVSMLISFFLSNLMYVNAGLMYYDSRTDLHQKVELAEIDTIGINE; from the coding sequence ATGATACAATTTTATAAAAAAAGAGATTTTGGAAACTTTATCAGCGATAGTTTTAATTTCTTCAAATTATATGGGAAGAATTATTTTAAGAACTATATTCTGATCAATGGCTTGCTTTTGATCTTAATGGTAACCGTTGTGATCTTCGGATATAAAGAACTCTTTTCGCAGATATTCGGGTCTAATCTTGGAGGAGAAACGTATTATTTTGAACAGTATTTTTCGGATAACGCCGGCATGCTGATTACAGTAGGATTACTGACTTTTCTGCTTTTCATGGTTCTGATGATTGTCAATTATCTGTATCCTGTTTTTTATTTAAAAAGAATTGCAGAAGGTGCAGAAAAAATAAAAGCAGATGAGATTCTGAATGATTTTAAAAGCAATGCAGGGAGAATAGCGAAACTGTGCCTTGGAATGATTTTTATTGTTACTCCAATGGTATTGTTTGTCGTAGGATTTTCTTATATCCTCATTTTCATTATTATCGGATTGTTTCTGATACTGCTTCTCTACCCAACGATATTTAATTTTACTACATTTCTGATGTATGATTATTTTAATTCGGACAGAGGTTTCTGGGGAAGCTTGAGCTATGCTTTACGTTCTCAGTTTTCTTACCCGAATGGTAGTGAAAAATCACCATACTGGAAATATTGGGGATCTGCATTTGTGATGTTTATTATTATTTATATGATAACATCCATATTCACATTGATCCCGATGATGTTTTTTTACGGATCACTTCTTACTTCTACACCAGACGGAAATTTTGAGCAAAATCCTTTTACCGGAACTGCCGGAATTTTGTTTTTTGTATTTTATGGAGTTTCAATGCTGATTTCATTTTTTCTTTCAAACCTGATGTATGTGAATGCAGGACTGATGTATTATGACAGCAGAACAGATCTTCACCAGAAAGTAGAATTGGCAGAAATAGACACTATTGGAATCAATGAATAG
- a CDS encoding DUF4129 domain-containing protein, with protein sequence MNRIFFFLLLFLSLGLVQAQDDNPADEYLGDSLYTTGHYRNMLRADSVLMKNPVSENTAYPKTFKENIPSRYKGNEFDYSVSKPRESFFQKLMRKLNQIIQGIFGETALNKSAEFTTVLIRLFAIILVGFLLYFIIKYVMGKDGSFIFGKKNKKLDINVQELHENIHEINFPESIAKFEMAGDYRSAVRYQFLFILKKLSDKKLINWNPEKTNKDYAAELKAPHLKNDFSNLSYIFDYVWYGEFSIEEQSYQKFKNQYQAFKP encoded by the coding sequence ATGAATAGAATTTTCTTTTTTTTACTGCTTTTTCTCTCTCTTGGGCTGGTTCAGGCTCAGGACGATAATCCTGCTGATGAATATCTGGGGGATTCCCTGTATACAACCGGGCATTACAGAAATATGCTGCGCGCAGATTCTGTACTGATGAAAAACCCGGTATCGGAGAACACCGCCTATCCGAAAACATTCAAAGAAAATATTCCATCAAGATATAAAGGAAATGAATTTGACTATTCTGTATCAAAGCCAAGAGAATCTTTCTTTCAAAAGCTGATGCGGAAGCTCAATCAGATTATACAGGGGATTTTCGGGGAAACTGCATTGAATAAGTCAGCAGAATTTACAACGGTCCTTATCCGGCTGTTTGCTATCATTCTTGTAGGTTTTCTGCTTTATTTTATCATTAAATATGTCATGGGAAAAGACGGGAGTTTTATTTTTGGTAAAAAGAATAAAAAACTGGATATCAATGTGCAGGAACTCCATGAGAATATCCACGAAATCAATTTCCCTGAAAGTATTGCAAAATTTGAGATGGCGGGAGATTATCGTTCGGCAGTTCGTTACCAATTTCTGTTTATCCTTAAAAAACTTAGTGATAAAAAGCTGATCAACTGGAATCCGGAAAAAACCAATAAAGATTATGCTGCAGAGTTGAAAGCTCCTCATCTGAAAAATGACTTCTCTAATCTTTCTTATATTTTTGATTATGTCTGGTATGGAGAATTCAGTATTGAAGAACAGAGCTACCAGAAATTTAAAAACCAATATCAGGCATTTAAACCCTAA
- a CDS encoding glucosidase — MTAEKERLQDSKWKNWGPYVSNRQWGNVREDYSSNGNAWDFTNHNNAESYAYRWGEEGIAGISDVKQLFCFAFSFWNRKDKMIKERFFGLSNPQGNHGEDIKEIFYYLDNTPTHSYMKMVYKYPINEFPYDELLTENGRRSKKEPEYEIFDTGIFDNDEYFDIFIEYCKADHNDILARVTVCNRSQHDAPIVVAPTAWFRNNWKWGYNTYKGELNASHDGSINIGHDSISIKKIYSRNSNAQSIFCDNETNTSRLYGTPKTENMYFKDGINNFIIRQGNTVNPEKKGTKASFLIDEIVEAGESKIFEFRLCPDETDEPFENFDTIFNTRQAEAEEFYNDIQNDTVNEDERNVQRQAFAGLLWNKQFYHYNIGKWLKGDPNFEAPRNFNEYVRNTEWNHLHNKDIISMPDKWEYPWYATWDLAFHCVPFSIIDAEFAKGQLLLLTKEWYMHPNGQLPAYEWNMSDVNPPVHAWSCFRVFKIDEKNNGKPDLLFLEKVFQKLLLNFTWWVNRKDKNGKNIFGGGFLGLDNIGAFDRNIELKDGQHLEQADGTSWMAMYALNMMRIAMELAQYYQVYEDMAIKFFEHYLYIAEAMENLGEGTKGLWNEEDGFFYDVLQLGNGDSVSLRLRSIVGLIPLFAVEIVDHRLLEKMPNFRSRMEWILKNKPELTKLVSHWDEEGHGRKHLMSILRKNRLTKVLTRMLDENEFLSSYGIRAMSKVYEENPFVFSVHGNENMVYYTPAESDSRMFGGNSNWRGPIWFPINFLIVESLQRFHYYYGNSLKVELPTGSGDKRNLDEVAQNISKRLCSIFLKDEHGQRAFNGGNPKFNYDEHFRDYITFFEYFHGDNGRGVGASHQTGWTATVAKLIKPRLTF; from the coding sequence ATGACCGCCGAAAAAGAAAGATTACAAGATTCCAAATGGAAAAACTGGGGACCTTATGTAAGCAACCGACAGTGGGGAAATGTACGTGAAGATTACAGCTCAAACGGGAATGCCTGGGATTTTACCAATCATAATAACGCCGAAAGCTATGCTTACCGCTGGGGAGAGGAAGGCATAGCTGGAATTTCTGATGTAAAACAGTTGTTCTGTTTTGCTTTTTCATTTTGGAACAGGAAAGATAAAATGATAAAAGAACGGTTCTTCGGATTGAGCAACCCACAGGGAAATCATGGTGAAGACATCAAAGAAATATTTTATTATCTGGATAATACACCTACTCATAGCTATATGAAAATGGTGTATAAATACCCAATCAATGAGTTTCCTTATGATGAACTTCTTACTGAAAACGGAAGACGGAGTAAAAAGGAGCCGGAATATGAGATTTTCGATACCGGAATTTTTGATAACGATGAATATTTTGATATTTTCATTGAATACTGTAAAGCTGATCACAATGATATTCTGGCCAGAGTAACTGTCTGTAACCGAAGCCAGCATGATGCTCCCATTGTAGTGGCTCCTACTGCCTGGTTCAGAAACAACTGGAAATGGGGATACAATACTTATAAAGGAGAACTGAATGCTTCTCATGACGGAAGTATTAACATTGGACATGACAGTATTTCTATCAAAAAAATCTATTCCCGAAACTCAAATGCACAAAGCATATTTTGTGACAATGAAACAAATACATCCAGACTTTACGGAACTCCTAAAACGGAGAATATGTATTTCAAAGATGGCATCAATAATTTCATTATTCGTCAAGGAAACACTGTAAACCCTGAAAAAAAGGGTACAAAAGCTTCTTTTCTGATTGATGAAATTGTAGAAGCAGGAGAATCTAAAATTTTTGAATTCAGATTATGTCCTGATGAAACAGATGAACCTTTTGAAAATTTTGATACTATTTTCAATACGCGACAAGCGGAAGCTGAAGAATTTTATAACGATATTCAGAATGATACCGTCAATGAGGATGAGAGAAATGTTCAGAGACAGGCTTTTGCCGGGCTTCTCTGGAATAAGCAATTCTATCATTACAATATTGGAAAATGGCTGAAAGGTGATCCTAACTTTGAAGCTCCGAGAAATTTCAATGAATATGTACGAAATACGGAATGGAACCACCTTCACAACAAGGATATTATTTCCATGCCTGATAAATGGGAATATCCATGGTATGCTACCTGGGATCTGGCATTTCACTGTGTACCTTTTTCTATCATAGATGCAGAATTTGCCAAGGGACAGCTTTTATTGCTTACCAAAGAATGGTACATGCATCCCAACGGACAGCTTCCTGCCTATGAATGGAATATGAGTGACGTGAATCCGCCTGTACATGCATGGTCATGTTTCCGTGTTTTTAAAATTGATGAAAAAAATAACGGAAAGCCGGATTTATTATTTTTAGAAAAGGTATTCCAGAAGCTGCTGCTGAATTTTACGTGGTGGGTGAACCGAAAGGATAAAAACGGTAAAAATATTTTCGGAGGCGGTTTCCTTGGTCTCGATAATATTGGAGCTTTTGACCGGAATATAGAACTTAAAGACGGTCAGCACCTCGAACAGGCAGACGGAACAAGCTGGATGGCCATGTATGCATTGAATATGATGCGAATTGCTATGGAACTTGCCCAGTATTATCAGGTGTATGAAGATATGGCGATCAAGTTTTTTGAACATTATCTTTATATCGCTGAAGCTATGGAAAACCTGGGTGAAGGAACGAAAGGCCTGTGGAATGAAGAAGACGGTTTCTTTTATGATGTATTACAGCTTGGAAACGGAGACAGTGTTTCTTTGAGATTAAGAAGTATTGTAGGTTTGATCCCATTATTTGCTGTTGAGATAGTGGACCATCGTCTATTGGAAAAGATGCCGAATTTCAGAAGCAGAATGGAATGGATTTTAAAAAATAAACCGGAGCTTACTAAACTTGTTTCTCACTGGGACGAGGAAGGCCATGGAAGAAAACACCTGATGAGCATCCTCCGCAAAAACAGACTGACAAAGGTTCTGACCAGAATGCTTGATGAAAATGAGTTTCTAAGTTCTTACGGAATCCGTGCCATGTCTAAAGTATATGAAGAAAATCCTTTTGTTTTCTCCGTGCATGGTAATGAAAATATGGTTTATTATACTCCTGCAGAAAGTGACAGCCGAATGTTTGGCGGAAACAGCAACTGGCGCGGACCTATTTGGTTTCCTATCAATTTCCTGATTGTGGAAAGCCTTCAGCGCTTTCATTATTATTATGGAAACAGTCTTAAAGTAGAACTTCCAACGGGTAGTGGAGATAAAAGAAATCTTGATGAAGTAGCTCAGAATATCAGCAAAAGACTTTGTTCGATATTTTTAAAGGATGAGCATGGGCAACGGGCTTTCAATGGAGGTAATCCAAAGTTCAATTATGATGAACATTTCAGAGATTATATTACGTTTTTTGAATATTTCCACGGGGATAACGGCCGTGGTGTAGGAGCTTCCCATCAGACCGGATGGACTGCCACTGTGGCAAAACTAATAAAACCAAGACTTACCTTCTAA
- a CDS encoding four helix bundle protein, which produces MANFKELLVWQKSIVFVTEIYRITETFPNTEIYGLISQIRRAAVSIPSNIAEGNSRRSKPDYLQFLKISRGSCAEVETQLIISKNLNFFNYRNIQNVERAH; this is translated from the coding sequence ATGGCAAATTTTAAAGAGCTTTTAGTTTGGCAGAAGTCTATTGTTTTTGTTACTGAAATTTATAGGATTACTGAAACATTTCCCAACACCGAAATCTACGGATTAATATCACAAATAAGGAGGGCGGCTGTTTCTATACCCTCCAATATTGCTGAGGGAAACTCGAGAAGAAGCAAACCTGATTATCTGCAATTTTTAAAAATATCAAGAGGCAGTTGTGCAGAAGTGGAAACACAATTAATTATTTCAAAAAATCTTAATTTTTTTAATTATAGAAATATCCAAAATGTTGAACGGGCTCATTAA